From a region of the Desmodus rotundus isolate HL8 chromosome 7, HLdesRot8A.1, whole genome shotgun sequence genome:
- the TUNAR gene encoding protein TUNAR: MRCWVSLGRKIKTFATKMVITSGNDEDRGGQEKESKEESVLAMLGIIGTILNLIVIIFVYIYTTL, from the coding sequence GTTAGCCTGGGGAGGAAGATAAAGACATTTGCAACCAAGATGGTAATCACGAGCGGGAATGATGAAGACAGAGGAGGccaagagaaagagagtaagGAGGAGAGTGTCTTGGCGATGCTGGGGATTATCGGGACCATCCTGAACCTAATCGTTATCATCTTTGTATACATATACACCACTCTGTGA